In a genomic window of Cyanobacterium sp. T60_A2020_053:
- a CDS encoding YgiT-type zinc finger protein produces MLPIDKCLFCEGKLSQKIVTEIIKNDGDTVSLEVSALVCDNCGERYYDLETMKKFELIKYKWLFYSSYDKLIINDE; encoded by the coding sequence ATGCTTCCTATTGATAAATGCCTGTTTTGTGAAGGCAAATTAAGTCAAAAAATAGTCACAGAAATTATTAAAAATGATGGGGATACTGTTAGTTTAGAAGTATCAGCCCTAGTCTGTGATAATTGTGGAGAAAGATATTATGATCTTGAAACTATGAAAAAATTTGAGTTAATTAAATATAAATGGCTCTTCTACAGTAGTTATGACAAATTAATAATAAATGATGAATAA
- a CDS encoding glycosyltransferase family 4 protein, protein MIKILHIIDYHCLGGAARSMIAIAKYSSRLDNQFHHQVISLKAPFPDALKLSEEAGMEYLPWQDETERNELIAQADIVHIQYWNNPRMFAFMQSELPPARIITWFHVAGDHPPQIITRDLINHADFAIPCNPHSYELPVVKALKPEIRQKKVGMVYDATDFERVENVQPKAHQGFNVGYMGSLSFSKMHPNYIAMSARANIPDVKFILCGGGNIELLKNQARELNAEDKFQFQGFVEDIASEIAYFDVYGYPLCEDTYAAAELNLQEAMYAGIPPVVFPHGGVKKLIINNYTGLMVDSPLEYSQALEYLYHNPEERIRLGKNAKEYASQIFGAENAARQLNPIYHRLMASPKRARAWSIPVDGNLLDEPVSLLDVVDIPPEFKGAKTFIESIGDTAPYFLTNLTSKNDQELFDTDNKIANSSILLGSGEGGVIQYLNYFPNDGFLRFWTALILEKQGNVGGALRQLMLASDKGCKHWRISWYIAQMAEYLGEIQVLQQALNNLDYLVPNFQPAEKLKIRLNELLEAEKEQIKLTETNYLIFPHWQSDEEELTEELYNLIHKLAILPSPSGRGAKGDGIITLIIDTTGITEEDANLILSGIAMNLMLEEELDLENSLDFALISNLNQQQWSQLLTQITAKVNLKNENQTIINELEIDDLITLDGAGNNYAIFPDWSADQEQLAEEIGQVLTNLAGEKNCTLLVNVDNIDQEEVGLFFSEIAMNLMLIDGIELFDTVNVSFVNFILDQWSNLGGLIKEKITIDSENLPDNLFTITILNDSQENNM, encoded by the coding sequence ATGATTAAAATTTTACATATCATCGATTATCACTGTTTAGGTGGCGCAGCGCGCTCCATGATTGCCATTGCCAAGTATTCTTCCCGTTTAGACAATCAATTTCATCATCAGGTAATATCATTAAAAGCGCCCTTCCCCGATGCCTTAAAATTGTCAGAGGAAGCCGGAATGGAGTATTTACCATGGCAAGATGAAACGGAAAGAAACGAATTAATCGCCCAAGCGGATATAGTTCATATTCAATATTGGAATAATCCAAGAATGTTTGCATTTATGCAATCAGAATTACCTCCAGCTAGAATAATTACTTGGTTTCATGTGGCTGGAGATCACCCACCGCAAATTATTACAAGGGATTTAATTAATCATGCAGATTTTGCAATACCTTGTAACCCCCACTCCTACGAATTGCCAGTGGTGAAAGCCTTAAAACCAGAAATCAGACAGAAAAAAGTCGGTATGGTATATGATGCCACTGATTTTGAAAGGGTAGAAAACGTGCAACCTAAAGCCCATCAAGGCTTTAATGTTGGTTACATGGGATCACTATCATTCAGTAAGATGCACCCTAATTATATCGCCATGAGCGCCCGTGCCAACATTCCAGATGTGAAATTTATTCTTTGTGGCGGTGGCAATATTGAATTATTGAAAAATCAAGCCAGAGAATTAAACGCAGAGGATAAATTCCAGTTTCAGGGATTCGTAGAAGATATTGCCTCAGAAATTGCCTATTTTGACGTTTATGGTTATCCCCTCTGTGAAGATACCTACGCCGCCGCCGAGTTAAACTTACAAGAAGCGATGTATGCTGGTATTCCCCCTGTAGTATTCCCCCATGGTGGCGTAAAAAAATTAATCATCAATAACTACACGGGTTTAATGGTAGATAGCCCCTTAGAATATAGCCAAGCCTTAGAATATTTGTACCACAATCCAGAGGAAAGAATCAGACTAGGTAAAAACGCCAAAGAATATGCCAGTCAGATATTTGGCGCTGAAAATGCTGCCCGACAATTAAACCCCATTTATCATCGCCTGATGGCATCTCCGAAGAGGGCGCGCGCTTGGAGCATACCTGTGGATGGTAACTTATTAGATGAGCCAGTTTCCTTGTTAGATGTGGTGGATATTCCCCCCGAATTTAAAGGTGCAAAAACTTTTATTGAATCTATCGGTGATACCGCACCTTATTTTCTCACTAATTTAACATCAAAAAATGATCAAGAATTATTTGACACTGATAATAAAATCGCTAATTCTTCCATTCTTTTAGGTAGTGGAGAAGGAGGAGTAATTCAATATCTTAATTATTTTCCTAACGATGGTTTTTTAAGATTTTGGACGGCGTTAATTCTCGAAAAACAAGGTAATGTGGGAGGGGCGCTGAGACAATTAATGTTAGCCTCTGACAAAGGTTGTAAACATTGGCGTATTTCTTGGTATATTGCGCAAATGGCTGAATATTTAGGCGAAATTCAGGTTTTACAACAAGCATTAAATAATCTTGATTATTTAGTACCTAATTTTCAACCAGCAGAAAAATTAAAAATTCGCTTAAATGAATTATTAGAAGCAGAAAAAGAACAAATCAAACTCACAGAGACTAATTATTTAATCTTCCCACATTGGCAAAGTGACGAAGAAGAATTAACCGAAGAATTATATAACCTAATTCATAAACTAGCAATTCTCCCCTCGCCCAGTGGGAGAGGGGCAAAGGGTGACGGAATCATAACCCTAATTATTGACACCACAGGCATCACCGAAGAAGACGCAAATTTAATCCTTTCTGGTATCGCTATGAATTTGATGTTAGAGGAAGAATTAGACTTAGAAAACTCTTTAGATTTTGCCCTAATTAGTAACTTAAATCAACAACAATGGTCACAATTACTAACACAAATTACTGCAAAAGTCAACCTAAAAAATGAAAATCAAACAATTATTAATGAATTAGAAATTGATGATTTAATCACCCTTGATGGTGCCGGAAATAACTATGCAATTTTCCCTGATTGGTCAGCAGATCAAGAACAATTAGCGGAAGAAATTGGTCAAGTATTAACTAATTTAGCTGGAGAAAAAAACTGCACTTTATTGGTTAATGTAGATAATATAGATCAAGAAGAAGTGGGCTTATTTTTCTCAGAAATTGCCATGAATTTAATGTTAATTGATGGTATTGAATTATTTGATACTGTTAATGTTAGTTTTGTTAATTTTATTTTGGATCAGTGGTCAAATTTAGGAGGATTAATTAAGGAAAAAATAACAATAGATAGTGAAAATTTACCAGATAATCTATTTACTATAACAATCCTAAATGATTCACAAGAAAATAACATGTAA
- a CDS encoding 2Fe-2S iron-sulfur cluster binding domain-containing protein has translation MNVFVRFLPDDIVVEAQSGEPLLAVATRAGVFIPTGCLMGSCHACEVELGDGSLICACISAVPPIEDELIVNLYSDPVW, from the coding sequence ATGAATGTTTTTGTAAGATTTTTACCTGATGATATTGTCGTAGAAGCCCAATCTGGCGAACCTTTATTGGCTGTGGCGACGCGCGCTGGGGTGTTTATCCCCACGGGTTGCCTGATGGGTTCTTGTCATGCCTGTGAAGTAGAATTGGGTGATGGTAGCCTCATTTGTGCCTGTATTAGTGCTGTACCACCCATTGAAGATGAATTAATAGTAAATCTTTACTCTGATCCTGTATGGTAA
- a CDS encoding MarR family transcriptional regulator — protein sequence MGNFSFRGLRQTIKSWLTQNQNNSDNEEKSPFVEVSRALVNKLNRKIDNLSSPQGYQKGIRDELTQRIEDWQNNLDGSNSLVVLGNPVENIAQIISDSISEWQNPLKLKIITPFSLHQRPSPITNIKKEIKQAFKISADLTIKQPENQQESEEKQEDLEQRISLIIIPNLDQCFLRAIGGWESIIILRNIVVDNPHCFWLMGCNHWAWNFLDLVCQIKAYFGEGLPLPSLTGEELGHWLEDLAPTTIEAQFWKNLNLSQDDSSNVSEEERRKTYWHDLAIESQGVSSIAVSLWLQSLRLAKEVVENENINDLNIENLDFRQVKPCLPMLPPLSSTERYLLHAVLIHGRINRPHLALSLGESESHIEAKIQNLLRLGVLQKRLGALVVQPAYYEKVKNELANNNFFVGELI from the coding sequence ATGGGCAATTTTTCTTTTCGTGGATTGAGACAAACTATTAAGTCTTGGTTGACTCAAAATCAGAACAATAGTGATAATGAAGAAAAAAGCCCTTTTGTAGAAGTGTCACGGGCGCTGGTTAATAAATTGAATCGAAAAATTGATAATTTATCATCTCCCCAAGGTTATCAGAAAGGTATTAGAGACGAACTTACCCAGAGGATTGAGGATTGGCAAAATAATCTTGATGGGTCTAATTCTTTGGTGGTTTTGGGTAATCCAGTAGAAAATATTGCTCAGATTATTAGTGATAGTATTAGTGAATGGCAAAATCCCCTCAAGTTAAAAATTATTACCCCTTTCTCATTACACCAGCGCCCGTCACCCATTACCAACATCAAAAAAGAAATTAAACAAGCATTCAAAATATCTGCAGACTTAACCATCAAACAGCCTGAAAATCAACAAGAATCGGAGGAAAAACAAGAAGATTTAGAGCAACGTATTTCTTTAATAATAATACCCAATTTAGATCAGTGTTTTTTGAGAGCTATCGGTGGCTGGGAAAGTATTATTATTTTGCGCAACATAGTAGTGGATAATCCCCACTGCTTTTGGCTAATGGGTTGCAATCATTGGGCGTGGAATTTTCTTGACTTAGTGTGTCAAATTAAAGCCTATTTTGGGGAAGGATTGCCCCTACCTAGTTTAACGGGAGAAGAATTAGGTCACTGGTTAGAAGATTTAGCGCCCACCACCATTGAAGCTCAGTTTTGGAAAAATCTTAACCTTTCTCAAGATGATAGCTCCAATGTCAGTGAGGAGGAGCGCCGTAAAACTTACTGGCATGATCTTGCCATAGAATCTCAGGGAGTAAGTAGTATTGCGGTTAGTTTATGGCTTCAAAGTTTACGCTTGGCAAAAGAAGTCGTCGAAAATGAAAATATTAATGATCTTAATATCGAAAACTTAGATTTTCGACAGGTTAAACCATGTTTACCCATGTTACCGCCCCTTAGTAGTACCGAGCGTTATCTTCTTCATGCCGTCTTGATTCATGGGCGCATTAATCGCCCTCATCTTGCCCTCAGTTTAGGAGAATCAGAAAGTCACATCGAAGCTAAAATACAAAATCTTTTACGTCTAGGAGTATTGCAAAAACGGTTAGGGGCGCTGGTAGTACAACCTGCCTATTATGAAAAAGTCAAAAATGAATTAGCTAATAATAATTTTTTTGTCGGGGAATTGATTTGA
- a CDS encoding diflavin flavoprotein, which produces MVATPIKTAKRLTTQVQKIATDTTVIRSLDWDRDRFDIEFGLQNGTTYNSYVIKGEKNALVDTSHAKFKDLYFAELEKVIDPQTIDYLIISHTEPDHSGLVKDLLAIAPDITVVASKVAIQFLEGFVHQDFKRQIVKNGDQLDIGNGHIFEFINAPNLHWPDTIFSYDHGTNTLFTCDAFGLHYCSADLYDEDLKAISPDYRFYYECLMGPNARSVLSAMKRMADLGEVNLVANGHGPILKHNVQELLDRYHRWSSEQSKGDKIVIVFYISDYGYSDRLSQAIAKGITKTGVTVEMIDLNGIDINEIPEVVAEGAGIVIGMPPLTDQNAIANKMGAILACVNNKQVVGLYESYGGDDEPIDPLSSKLLDLGLNQGFEPIRIKDTPHEADYQICEESGVDLGQILTKKAKISKRKSLDTDLDKAMGRLSGGLYIITAQKSETKGAMLASWVTQASFDPPGFTVAVAKDRAIESLMQVEDKFVLNILEEGKYQNLMKHFLKRFPPGADRFEGVKTQTAENQSPILADALAYLECEVISRMDCGDHWVVYSKVTTGRVSKPDALTAVHHRKVGNYY; this is translated from the coding sequence ATGGTTGCAACTCCCATCAAAACCGCAAAACGTTTGACAACTCAGGTGCAAAAAATAGCTACTGATACCACCGTCATCCGTAGCCTAGACTGGGATAGAGATAGATTTGATATTGAATTTGGCTTACAAAATGGCACAACTTACAACTCCTATGTCATTAAAGGAGAAAAAAACGCCCTTGTGGACACCTCCCACGCCAAATTTAAAGACTTATACTTTGCAGAATTAGAAAAAGTTATCGATCCACAAACTATCGATTATTTAATCATATCTCACACCGAACCAGATCACAGTGGCTTAGTTAAAGATTTACTAGCTATAGCGCCCGATATTACCGTAGTAGCTTCCAAAGTTGCCATCCAATTCTTAGAAGGCTTTGTGCATCAAGACTTTAAACGACAAATTGTTAAAAATGGCGATCAATTAGACATCGGTAATGGTCATATTTTTGAATTTATCAACGCGCCCAACCTTCATTGGCCCGATACTATTTTCAGCTATGATCATGGTACAAATACCCTATTTACTTGCGATGCTTTCGGCTTACACTACTGTAGTGCCGATTTGTATGATGAGGATTTAAAAGCCATTTCCCCTGATTACCGTTTCTATTATGAATGTTTGATGGGACCTAATGCCAGATCGGTTTTATCGGCAATGAAGCGCATGGCTGATTTAGGAGAAGTTAATTTAGTTGCCAATGGTCATGGACCTATTTTAAAACATAATGTTCAAGAATTGCTCGACCGTTATCACCGTTGGAGTAGTGAACAAAGTAAAGGTGATAAAATAGTAATTGTGTTCTATATTTCCGATTATGGTTATAGTGATCGACTTTCCCAAGCTATTGCCAAAGGTATTACCAAAACTGGCGTAACGGTAGAAATGATCGACCTCAACGGTATTGATATTAACGAAATTCCCGAAGTAGTGGCGGAGGGCGCTGGAATTGTCATCGGAATGCCTCCTTTAACAGATCAAAACGCTATCGCTAACAAGATGGGCGCTATCTTAGCTTGTGTCAATAATAAGCAGGTAGTGGGCTTATACGAGTCTTACGGCGGTGATGACGAGCCCATTGACCCCCTCTCCTCAAAGCTCCTTGATCTCGGTTTAAATCAAGGATTTGAGCCAATTCGCATTAAAGATACTCCCCACGAAGCCGATTATCAAATTTGTGAAGAATCTGGGGTGGATTTAGGACAAATTCTCACCAAAAAAGCCAAAATCAGCAAACGAAAATCCCTTGATACCGACTTAGATAAAGCCATGGGGCGCTTAAGCGGTGGTTTATACATCATTACCGCGCAAAAAAGTGAGACGAAGGGCGCTATGTTAGCCTCTTGGGTAACACAAGCCAGTTTTGATCCTCCTGGCTTTACCGTAGCAGTGGCAAAAGATCGAGCTATTGAATCTTTAATGCAGGTAGAAGATAAATTTGTACTAAATATTTTAGAAGAAGGCAAGTATCAAAACTTAATGAAGCATTTTCTCAAACGTTTCCCCCCTGGTGCCGATCGTTTTGAGGGAGTAAAAACCCAAACTGCGGAAAATCAATCACCCATTTTGGCGGATGCTTTAGCTTATCTTGAATGTGAGGTAATCAGTCGTATGGACTGCGGAGATCATTGGGTGGTTTATAGTAAAGTTACCACTGGGCGAGTGTCTAAACCTGATGCTTTAACGGCGGTACATCATCGTAAAGTAGGTAATTATTACTAA
- a CDS encoding photosystem II reaction center protein M, which translates to MEVNDLGFVATLLFVLVPTVFLLILYIQTGKNEA; encoded by the coding sequence ATGGAAGTTAATGATCTAGGGTTTGTAGCCACCCTTTTATTTGTACTTGTACCTACAGTTTTCCTGTTAATTTTATACATCCAAACTGGAAAAAACGAGGCTTAA
- a CDS encoding branched-chain amino acid transaminase — protein MPDFLPVAYFEGKFVPFKDANISIATHALHYGTGAFGGLRGTINPANPQEVLLFRLDRHCERLSNSAKYLHYDLGADKIEQVIKDFVSKNAPSKPFYIRPFVYTSDLGIAPRLHNIEKNFFVYGLEMGDYLSPDGISCRISSWYRQEDRSLPLRGKISGAYITSALAKTEAVDAGFDEAILMNSQGKVCEATGMNIFMVRKNKLITPSFDQDILEGITRDSIITIAQNLGIEVEQRNIDKTELFIADEVFLCGTAAKVTPVKRVENYHLPAEKPITNKIKETLSAITEHRDSQYQDWVTVINVGS, from the coding sequence ATGCCTGATTTTTTACCCGTTGCCTACTTTGAAGGCAAATTTGTCCCTTTCAAAGATGCTAACATATCCATTGCTACCCATGCGTTACACTATGGTACAGGTGCATTTGGAGGATTGAGAGGAACAATTAACCCCGCCAACCCTCAAGAAGTGTTATTATTCCGTTTAGATCGTCACTGTGAAAGACTCAGCAACAGCGCTAAATATCTTCATTATGATTTAGGGGCGGATAAAATCGAGCAAGTTATTAAAGATTTTGTTAGTAAAAATGCGCCCTCCAAACCATTTTATATTCGCCCCTTTGTTTATACATCTGACTTAGGTATCGCCCCACGACTACACAATATTGAGAAAAACTTTTTTGTTTACGGGTTAGAAATGGGAGACTATCTCTCCCCTGATGGAATTAGTTGTCGCATTAGTTCATGGTATCGTCAAGAAGACCGTAGTTTACCTTTACGAGGCAAAATCAGTGGTGCTTATATTACATCTGCCTTAGCCAAAACTGAAGCAGTAGATGCTGGTTTCGATGAAGCAATTTTGATGAATTCTCAGGGGAAAGTCTGTGAAGCCACAGGGATGAATATTTTTATGGTAAGAAAAAATAAGTTAATTACCCCTAGTTTTGATCAAGATATTTTAGAAGGTATCACCAGAGATAGTATCATTACCATTGCCCAGAATTTAGGTATTGAAGTTGAGCAAAGAAATATTGATAAAACAGAATTATTCATTGCTGATGAAGTGTTTTTATGTGGCACAGCAGCCAAAGTAACTCCTGTTAAGCGAGTAGAAAATTATCATTTACCTGCGGAAAAACCCATCACTAATAAAATCAAGGAAACCCTTAGCGCCATTACAGAACATAGAGATTCTCAGTATCAAGATTGGGTTACGGTTATCAATGTTGGTAGTTAA